In one Sphingobacterium daejeonense genomic region, the following are encoded:
- a CDS encoding Arm DNA-binding domain-containing protein, giving the protein MEQTKRSRFKLLFYLKKNKPKKKGNAPIMPRITMDGNPKTFGTKLEINADIWDLKIGRDLGKKCRSNKSK; this is encoded by the coding sequence ATGGAACAGACAAAAAGGTCAAGGTTTAAATTGCTTTTTTACCTGAAAAAGAACAAACCAAAAAAGAAAGGTAATGCTCCGATAATGCCACGTATTACCATGGATGGAAATCCTAAAACTTTCGGAACAAAGTTAGAAATTAATGCAGATATTTGGGATTTAAAGATCGGCAGAGATTTAGGAAAAAAGTGCCGAAGCAACAAGAGTAAATAA
- a CDS encoding phage integrase SAM-like domain-containing protein — MKNYYTTETYIQKFIKQKYGKKDIPLDELNYRFILDFENFLNDYKPKDHHKPINNNGVMKTYGTFAEDGQFGCYDGLAG; from the coding sequence ATGAAAAATTATTATACCACCGAAACCTATATTCAAAAATTTATAAAACAAAAATATGGAAAAAAAGACATACCGTTGGATGAACTGAACTATCGGTTCATTTTGGATTTTGAAAACTTCCTTAATGACTACAAACCTAAAGATCATCATAAGCCCATAAATAATAATGGGGTGATGAAAACATATGGAACGTTTGCGGAAGATGGTCAATTTGGCTGTTACGATGGATTGGCTGGTTAG
- a CDS encoding phage integrase SAM-like domain-containing protein — protein sequence MTKKDKNQFLSKEDYKQVIQGCIDRDNAVSREISISHLKTQFLSYKSNFVKEGTLKEYRTVFKGLEDFEKQKGSNLVLREMDSKFLDQFEVFLSRKKNTNDDDKTGLLNDTIHKYISTLKVFLKWCNDNDHLVHPDVFKTQKTNFKKKAYNEVIALSEAEIEKLMNHDLSAKPSLERCVTYSVCCATRGSGSRT from the coding sequence ATGACCAAGAAAGACAAAAATCAGTTTTTATCCAAGGAAGATTATAAACAGGTCATACAGGGCTGTATCGACAGGGACAATGCAGTAAGCAGAGAAATATCCATTTCCCACCTGAAAACACAATTCCTGTCCTATAAATCCAATTTTGTCAAAGAAGGCACCTTAAAGGAATACAGGACCGTATTTAAAGGACTGGAAGACTTTGAAAAACAGAAAGGCTCAAATCTTGTGCTCAGGGAAATGGACAGCAAATTTCTCGATCAGTTCGAAGTATTCCTAAGCCGAAAGAAGAACACCAACGATGATGATAAGACCGGTTTACTGAACGACACCATACACAAGTACATTTCAACCTTAAAGGTGTTCTTGAAGTGGTGCAATGACAATGATCACCTGGTGCATCCCGATGTTTTCAAGACCCAGAAAACAAACTTTAAGAAGAAAGCCTACAATGAGGTCATTGCCCTGTCCGAAGCCGAGATAGAGAAACTGATGAACCATGACCTTTCGGCCAAACCCAGCCTGGAAAGGTGCGTGACCTATTCTGTCTGTTGTGCTACACGGGGCAGCGGTTCGAGGACCTGA
- a CDS encoding HdeD family acid-resistance protein: MANLLKSFTNSIKHWYLPLILGVIFILCGIYVYTTPLETYLALSLVFSISFIISGLSDIFFSIQNSKVVNGWGWYLVSGIFSLVMGIYLVSYPQISMVILPFVAGFTLLFRSFQLLGFSLDLKDTGIISWGNLAILSVLGILLSFMLLANPIFSGLSLVVLTASSFIFVGIASVVLAFDLKKIQNYPTK; this comes from the coding sequence ATGGCAAACCTTTTAAAATCTTTTACCAATTCTATTAAACATTGGTATCTACCATTGATCCTCGGGGTCATCTTTATTTTATGTGGTATTTACGTGTATACCACTCCTCTGGAGACGTACTTGGCATTGTCTCTAGTATTCAGCATATCCTTCATTATTTCTGGATTATCGGATATTTTCTTTTCGATCCAGAATTCCAAGGTAGTAAACGGATGGGGGTGGTATCTCGTCAGTGGTATCTTCTCGTTGGTGATGGGTATTTATCTGGTGAGCTATCCGCAAATATCCATGGTTATACTTCCTTTTGTAGCTGGATTTACGCTGCTTTTTCGATCCTTCCAATTGTTGGGCTTTTCATTGGATTTAAAGGATACGGGTATCATCAGTTGGGGTAATTTAGCGATCCTGAGCGTATTAGGCATCCTTTTATCCTTTATGTTGTTGGCAAATCCGATCTTCTCCGGTCTTTCCTTAGTTGTACTGACAGCGTCTTCTTTTATCTTCGTAGGCATTGCCTCCGTTGTGCTGGCTTTTGACCTGAAGAAAATCCAAAACTACCCCACAAAATAG
- a CDS encoding helix-turn-helix domain-containing protein has translation MIQFDQKALRDCIKDAVREEMQLFISGFRKAAGNPERQPTEKLLTKKEMAAELDISLVSLTDWMKQGRIPYMRMGKRIYFKKQEVVASMAGFNRTRGDR, from the coding sequence ATGATTCAATTTGACCAAAAAGCCCTTAGAGATTGCATCAAGGATGCCGTAAGGGAAGAAATGCAGCTATTCATTTCTGGCTTTCGAAAGGCTGCCGGTAATCCGGAGAGACAGCCGACAGAAAAACTCCTGACCAAAAAGGAAATGGCGGCCGAACTGGACATTTCCCTGGTCAGCCTGACCGATTGGATGAAACAGGGACGTATACCGTACATGCGGATGGGAAAAAGGATCTACTTCAAAAAACAGGAGGTAGTGGCCTCAATGGCCGGCTTCAACCGGACAAGAGGAGATAGATAA
- a CDS encoding Arm DNA-binding domain-containing protein has protein sequence MKSKNTFGIQFLLRLPKNKKDEMATVYARITVNGRRTEISLKSKVSINNWDEVKGRAKGKRQEIVKLNSHMEQVRSLIFDCYHQLVQQNKTVTIEAVKSVYLGEDIEETMTLLKLVEYHKQVAVSKLAPGYHEKLLYHRNLYSKIYKTKIWKKRHTVG, from the coding sequence ATGAAGAGTAAAAACACTTTTGGGATTCAATTCCTGTTACGGTTGCCCAAGAACAAGAAAGACGAAATGGCCACTGTTTATGCAAGGATTACAGTAAACGGCCGTAGAACTGAAATTTCCCTAAAAAGCAAAGTATCGATCAACAATTGGGACGAAGTAAAAGGAAGAGCAAAAGGAAAACGCCAAGAAATCGTAAAGCTGAACAGCCACATGGAGCAGGTACGCTCCCTTATTTTCGATTGTTATCACCAGTTGGTGCAGCAAAATAAAACCGTTACCATTGAAGCGGTTAAATCTGTCTACCTAGGCGAGGACATAGAGGAAACAATGACTCTTCTAAAGCTAGTGGAATACCATAAACAAGTGGCAGTAAGTAAACTTGCCCCCGGTTACCATGAAAAATTATTATACCACCGAAACCTATATTCAAAAATTTATAAAACAAAAATATGGAAAAAAAGACATACCGTTGGATGA
- a CDS encoding DUF7830 domain-containing protein, translating to MKSRNEPISYAYDVLLSKTIGLGDEIDSQIEGFDLRLTYNKDRSRYSCIECNHQLVVVNSARDNIYFRHLPNSSYCILKYAGFNDDLSDAYKRQAFAREG from the coding sequence ATGAAATCTAGAAACGAGCCCATTTCTTATGCTTATGACGTTTTGCTATCCAAAACAATTGGTCTTGGAGATGAAATCGATTCTCAAATAGAAGGTTTTGATTTACGTCTTACCTACAATAAGGATAGATCGAGGTACTCTTGTATTGAATGTAATCATCAGTTAGTGGTTGTAAACAGCGCTAGGGATAATATTTATTTTAGACATCTGCCAAATTCTAGCTATTGCATTCTTAAGTATGCTGGTTTCAATGATGATTTATCGGATGCCTATAAAAGGCAGGCATTTGCGAGGGAGGGTTAA
- a CDS encoding tyrosine-type recombinase/integrase, producing MCYTGQRFEDLINFDRKDIKNNAWDFISIKVKKRVIVPFEGYISPARDILERIGYNVPKISNQKFNEYIKTVGKLAGLDETIKITRYSGKQKLVIEKKKHDFLSSHVGRRSMVTNLLSRNIPITLVQKLTAHSDIRTLMKYESASTDSLIDALNRF from the coding sequence TTGTGCTACACGGGGCAGCGGTTCGAGGACCTGATCAACTTTGATCGCAAGGACATAAAAAACAATGCTTGGGACTTTATTTCGATAAAGGTCAAGAAAAGGGTGATCGTACCGTTCGAGGGTTACATATCCCCGGCAAGGGATATCTTGGAGCGTATCGGCTACAATGTACCCAAGATATCTAACCAGAAATTCAATGAATATATAAAAACGGTCGGAAAACTTGCAGGACTGGACGAAACGATCAAGATCACCAGATATTCGGGAAAACAAAAACTGGTGATAGAAAAAAAGAAACATGATTTTCTTTCCAGTCATGTCGGAAGGAGATCAATGGTAACGAACCTATTGAGCAGGAACATTCCTATTACCCTTGTGCAGAAACTAACGGCACATTCCGATATAAGGACTTTAATGAAATACGAATCTGCAAGCACGGATTCATTAATCGATGCACTGAATAGATTTTAA
- a CDS encoding PRTRC system protein B yields MERFTTLYRLLVFYQTKGSNRTTYVEHFDMDRNGNPINAHPLTEREAKELAKALNTEKEKSKAFLKSNGILPTNVLHINPSENGTVLWYTKARKVKMFFTESLEIPNGTAKVPAMLWYASKQSLIVFALEKDRRPTENTVLFHAPFFNIYEDGHVCMGTVDINIKNSASVEEFMQAWESYFFNSYFSHLVNEHNPIKGNCVSLWKDLIGTDKAFPKDILKKTNKTIKTIL; encoded by the coding sequence TTGGAACGCTTTACCACCCTTTATCGGCTTTTGGTTTTTTACCAAACCAAAGGAAGTAATAGAACCACCTATGTAGAGCATTTTGATATGGATAGGAACGGTAATCCAATCAACGCCCATCCTTTGACCGAGAGAGAAGCTAAAGAATTGGCAAAAGCACTCAATACGGAAAAGGAAAAGAGCAAGGCATTTTTAAAATCTAACGGCATTCTGCCTACCAACGTCCTGCACATTAATCCGAGTGAAAACGGTACGGTACTTTGGTACACCAAAGCACGAAAAGTCAAAATGTTCTTTACTGAAAGTCTTGAAATACCAAACGGTACGGCGAAAGTACCTGCAATGCTTTGGTATGCAAGCAAACAGAGCCTTATTGTTTTCGCCCTAGAAAAAGACCGAAGACCTACCGAGAATACCGTATTATTTCACGCACCATTTTTCAATATTTACGAGGACGGACACGTATGTATGGGAACTGTAGATATCAATATCAAAAATTCTGCTTCGGTTGAAGAATTTATGCAAGCGTGGGAAAGCTACTTTTTTAACAGCTATTTCAGTCACTTGGTAAACGAACACAACCCCATAAAAGGAAATTGTGTAAGCCTTTGGAAAGACCTCATCGGCACAGACAAAGCCTTTCCTAAAGATATATTGAAAAAGACAAACAAGACCATAAAAACGATATTGTAA
- a CDS encoding helix-turn-helix domain-containing protein, with protein MKVELITKEDLDSFKKELLEEIRRNRPHPRKAEKEPREWLKSYEIRELLGISAGTLQNLRLNGTLPFTKIGGLMYYRYEDIRKLMDGVDGS; from the coding sequence ATGAAAGTAGAACTTATCACTAAAGAAGACTTAGATAGCTTTAAAAAGGAACTTCTTGAAGAAATCAGGAGAAATAGACCACATCCGAGAAAAGCCGAAAAGGAGCCTCGGGAATGGCTCAAGAGTTACGAGATCCGAGAATTATTGGGGATTTCAGCGGGGACACTCCAAAACCTTCGGCTAAACGGAACGTTACCGTTCACGAAAATCGGTGGATTGATGTATTATCGGTATGAAGATATCCGGAAACTAATGGATGGTGTTGATGGGAGTTAG
- a CDS encoding single-stranded DNA-binding protein, whose amino-acid sequence MARLLTKGTLVELTGRVSPRAWVNKDGEPRAGLNFHTSQIKLHGGSNRAETVQVTAKAENNSIAGISTEDDLPF is encoded by the coding sequence GTGGCAAGGCTACTGACAAAAGGCACTTTGGTAGAACTCACAGGGCGTGTAAGTCCGAGAGCGTGGGTAAACAAAGACGGAGAACCAAGAGCAGGACTTAATTTCCATACCTCACAAATCAAATTGCACGGAGGTAGCAATAGAGCCGAAACCGTACAGGTTACTGCAAAAGCAGAAAACAACAGCATTGCAGGAATATCAACCGAGGACGACCTCCCATTTTAA
- a CDS encoding FRG domain-containing protein, with protein sequence MENIIIESINDYLNVIENHSNYMSGNLKWYRAENELFIKTQLIPGLFREYILGPSTVQEFYIKESSTRGSFKIEAYPYMTNSMLLENNLTTNFIMQHYGAQTRLLDWSDNALIALFFAVENIKCKYDGIIWNLDPLILNASTTKYSKRIDNDELKIYTSLNPSEEIENYFNIDYLSVKSDNTKYPIAIKPHYLDTRMKNQGSCFTLHGHDRNGLLNHPFVDKFLSKIVIPHKHFRKIKRDLFQLGVSYDTVYPGLEGISKKVVYSYDEYFI encoded by the coding sequence ATGGAAAATATAATTATTGAATCCATAAATGATTATTTGAATGTTATAGAAAATCATTCAAACTATATGTCAGGAAACCTTAAATGGTATAGAGCAGAAAATGAGCTGTTTATAAAAACTCAATTAATACCAGGATTATTTAGAGAATACATATTAGGACCGAGTACTGTTCAAGAATTTTATATTAAAGAATCCAGCACTCGGGGAAGTTTTAAAATAGAAGCATACCCTTATATGACCAATTCTATGCTGCTTGAAAACAATTTAACAACGAATTTTATTATGCAACATTATGGTGCTCAAACTAGGTTATTAGATTGGTCGGACAATGCACTCATTGCCTTGTTTTTTGCTGTTGAAAATATTAAATGCAAGTATGATGGAATAATATGGAACTTAGATCCACTCATACTTAATGCCTCCACCACCAAATACTCAAAAAGAATTGATAACGATGAGTTAAAAATTTACACATCTCTTAATCCTTCTGAAGAAATAGAAAATTATTTTAATATAGATTACTTAAGTGTAAAGTCTGATAATACAAAATACCCTATAGCTATAAAGCCTCATTATTTAGATACCAGAATGAAAAATCAAGGATCTTGTTTTACTTTACATGGACATGATCGAAATGGGTTATTAAACCATCCTTTTGTGGATAAATTTTTATCAAAAATTGTAATTCCCCATAAACATTTCAGAAAAATTAAAAGAGATCTATTTCAATTAGGTGTATCATACGATACAGTTTATCCAGGGTTAGAAGGAATATCTAAAAAGGTTGTGTATTCTTATGATGAATATTTTATTTAA
- a CDS encoding AAA family ATPase — MIPLKQETAIALDRAMVKITDEFLEPPIMITIDNSDSVIGTLGNFSASTGKAKSRKTFNVISMVAAALCGKQVLQYKVKVPVNRPLVLYCDTEQSKFHCHRLLSRVYRLIDYPPTEVHDNLRFISLRVYPTKKRINIIEYALYKYTDRISLLIIDGIRDLVYDINNATEATEITNRLMKWSQELNIHIHTVLHLNKGDDNTRGHLGTELNNKAESILQVTKNDLESNYSTVTPKFIRDVEFEPFTFFIDDGLPVLDENFDLTGPKAKKGFSFQELSEENLREVFQELLNDSEITCSYDDFVKRLKEAYLAKGFNFGINKAKQLKTFLENKRMIIKKDRTYRFNPAFYY; from the coding sequence ATGATTCCACTTAAGCAGGAAACAGCCATCGCCCTGGACAGGGCCATGGTCAAGATAACAGATGAATTCTTAGAACCTCCAATCATGATAACCATCGATAATTCGGATTCCGTCATCGGAACCCTTGGGAATTTCAGCGCATCCACGGGAAAGGCAAAGAGCAGGAAGACATTCAACGTGATCTCAATGGTCGCTGCTGCATTGTGCGGAAAACAGGTGCTACAGTACAAGGTAAAGGTTCCCGTAAACCGTCCGTTGGTATTGTACTGCGATACCGAACAGAGCAAGTTCCATTGCCACAGGTTACTTTCAAGGGTTTACAGGCTCATCGATTATCCGCCAACGGAAGTCCATGATAACCTACGGTTCATTTCCTTAAGGGTGTACCCGACCAAGAAACGCATCAACATCATTGAATATGCCCTGTACAAATATACCGATAGGATCAGTCTGCTCATCATAGATGGGATCAGGGATCTTGTGTACGACATCAATAACGCCACCGAAGCAACCGAAATTACGAACAGGCTGATGAAGTGGTCGCAGGAGCTGAATATCCATATCCACACCGTACTGCACCTGAACAAGGGAGATGACAACACACGGGGCCATCTGGGCACAGAACTGAACAATAAGGCGGAATCTATCCTGCAGGTCACCAAAAACGACCTGGAATCAAACTACAGCACCGTAACACCTAAATTCATCAGGGATGTCGAATTTGAACCGTTCACCTTTTTTATTGACGATGGTCTGCCCGTACTGGATGAAAATTTTGACCTAACAGGTCCCAAAGCAAAAAAAGGGTTCAGCTTTCAGGAACTCTCGGAAGAGAACCTCCGAGAGGTATTTCAGGAACTGTTAAACGATTCAGAGATCACCTGCAGTTATGATGATTTTGTCAAGAGACTAAAGGAGGCCTATCTGGCAAAAGGCTTCAATTTTGGGATCAATAAAGCCAAGCAGTTAAAGACCTTTTTGGAGAACAAGCGGATGATCATCAAGAAAGATAGGACCTATCGGTTCAATCCTGCATTTTACTATTAA
- a CDS encoding single-stranded DNA-binding protein: protein MNITGRLTRNAEVRTLSNEKQVVNFSVAVNDSYRNKPGRTSRANHLLRLCLLDNSKRGKATDKRHFGRTHRACKSESVGKQRRRTKSRT from the coding sequence ATGAACATCACAGGCAGACTGACAAGAAATGCGGAAGTACGCACATTGTCGAACGAAAAACAGGTGGTAAACTTTTCAGTAGCGGTAAACGACAGCTACCGTAACAAACCAGGGCGAACGAGTAGAGCAAACCACCTACTTCGATTGTGCCTACTGGATAACTCCAAACGTGGCAAGGCTACTGACAAAAGGCACTTTGGTAGAACTCACAGGGCGTGTAAGTCCGAGAGCGTGGGTAAACAAAGACGGAGAACCAAGAGCAGGACTTAA
- a CDS encoding site-specific integrase gives MKKVERGHLSKEELTVLLNKSFSIERLQSVSDMFIFSCYTGLAYIDIFNLTPENISKGIDGKDWLTTKRQKTDTTVRVPLLPEASDLLKKYRGHPVAEANGTIFPVISNQRMNGYLKEIAEICGINKNLTFHLARHTFATTVTLSNGVPIESVSKMLGHTSIRTTQIYAKVLEHKLSEDMHKLEVRMASQD, from the coding sequence TTGAAAAAGGTAGAAAGAGGCCATTTGTCAAAAGAGGAGCTAACTGTTTTGCTTAATAAATCCTTTTCAATAGAGCGTCTGCAATCCGTGTCGGACATGTTCATTTTTAGTTGCTATACAGGTCTTGCTTACATCGACATTTTTAACCTGACCCCCGAAAATATTTCAAAAGGAATCGACGGAAAAGATTGGTTGACGACAAAAAGACAAAAGACCGATACAACGGTTCGAGTTCCTTTGCTGCCCGAGGCTTCAGATCTTCTTAAGAAGTACAGAGGGCATCCGGTAGCTGAGGCGAATGGAACGATCTTCCCTGTCATATCCAACCAGCGAATGAACGGTTATTTAAAAGAGATCGCAGAAATTTGCGGCATCAATAAAAATTTAACGTTCCATCTCGCAAGGCATACTTTTGCTACAACGGTGACATTAAGCAATGGGGTGCCAATTGAATCGGTGAGTAAAATGCTTGGCCATACATCTATACGTACCACCCAAATTTATGCTAAGGTGTTGGAACATAAGCTAAGTGAGGATATGCACAAGTTAGAGGTTAGAATGGCTTCCCAGGATTAG
- a CDS encoding ThiF family adenylyltransferase — protein sequence MSKEILKVHFTDSDLINPTNPITVNVIGAGGTGSKVMTALLEMNHSLNELGHAGLFIRLWDDDVITQANLGRQRFAESEVGLYKSVAIINRINRFSGTNWKAEARKFEKDNSDSFPENAGGSIYISCVDSVKARFEIAEILSELSSGRPYSNAHVIGWTSATVNIQDKFYYLP from the coding sequence ATGAGCAAAGAAATTTTAAAAGTCCATTTTACGGACAGCGATTTGATAAATCCTACCAATCCCATAACGGTAAACGTAATCGGTGCAGGTGGTACAGGCTCAAAAGTAATGACTGCCTTGCTTGAGATGAACCACAGCCTAAACGAGTTAGGACACGCAGGGTTGTTTATTCGTCTTTGGGATGATGATGTAATTACCCAAGCCAATTTAGGAAGACAGCGTTTTGCAGAAAGTGAGGTCGGTTTGTACAAATCTGTTGCTATCATTAACCGTATAAATCGCTTCTCAGGTACGAACTGGAAAGCGGAAGCAAGGAAATTTGAAAAAGACAATAGCGACAGTTTCCCCGAAAATGCAGGAGGAAGTATTTATATTTCCTGTGTGGATAGCGTAAAAGCAAGATTTGAAATTGCGGAAATATTAAGTGAATTGAGCAGTGGAAGACCCTATTCCAACGCCCACGTTATTGGTTGGACTTCGGCAACAGTCAACATACAGGACAAGTTTTACTATCTACCATAG
- a CDS encoding sigma factor-like helix-turn-helix DNA-binding protein: protein MKKTLQEQQTQKYTSLLRQGDERGLDFFYHRLYGYLFARAFRATKDDCASQSIAQEALFRLWLFRAKVNGIEDILTFLKTQVRSAIRDFYTKSNNRFHRSLLRLDGIEDYQEFLHSYAMEDEVAMDVIYLDEIDEEKKQRLDKLRNLLPNLNQKQQLFIELCLKYSFNYGRIAYYLGGISDYEVSRQVEKTIDTLRAILNSSQKMELMNGPAKIVLQGEFDGQQAEIFHMRYELQLSFEQISKELNLSPAAVKKLFVQAHARIKTGKKTA, encoded by the coding sequence ATGAAAAAAACCTTACAAGAGCAACAGACACAGAAATATACGAGCCTATTACGGCAAGGGGACGAAAGAGGGTTGGACTTCTTCTACCATAGGTTATACGGATATCTTTTCGCAAGGGCATTCCGCGCCACAAAAGATGACTGCGCCTCACAAAGCATTGCTCAGGAAGCCTTGTTTCGTTTATGGCTGTTCCGTGCAAAGGTCAATGGCATTGAAGATATACTGACCTTCCTAAAAACTCAGGTAAGATCGGCTATCCGCGATTTCTACACCAAATCAAACAACAGGTTCCACCGAAGCCTGTTGAGGTTGGATGGCATCGAGGATTATCAAGAGTTTTTGCACAGCTATGCCATGGAGGACGAGGTGGCGATGGACGTGATTTATCTGGATGAAATAGATGAAGAAAAAAAGCAACGCTTGGATAAGCTCAGGAACCTCCTGCCAAACCTCAACCAGAAGCAGCAATTGTTCATCGAGCTCTGCTTAAAGTACAGTTTCAACTACGGGCGGATCGCATATTATCTCGGGGGAATATCGGACTATGAGGTCAGCAGGCAAGTGGAAAAAACCATCGATACCCTGCGTGCCATACTTAACAGTTCCCAAAAGATGGAGCTGATGAACGGCCCTGCCAAGATCGTGCTGCAGGGGGAATTTGACGGACAGCAGGCAGAGATCTTTCACATGCGCTATGAACTGCAATTATCCTTCGAACAGATCTCAAAAGAGCTGAACCTCAGCCCAGCAGCTGTCAAAAAGCTCTTTGTACAGGCACATGCCAGAATAAAAACAGGAAAGAAAACAGCATAA
- a CDS encoding helix-turn-helix domain-containing protein, which yields MNTNFKDKKQTMHIGHNIKRIREIQGIKQEAFGQLCRNRYSQQRISDFENMVDLDEALLEELATALRVTPEFVKSFKDENVIYNIQNNNNTFNDNSVDQSHSQHTQPTIHNDGSDKLVALLEKFIEEDRVKTQSIAELSKAVLDLMNEIKNLKGSN from the coding sequence ATGAATACTAATTTTAAGGATAAAAAACAAACCATGCATATCGGCCACAACATCAAGCGTATCCGTGAGATCCAGGGGATCAAACAGGAGGCATTCGGCCAACTCTGTCGGAACAGGTATTCTCAACAAAGGATTTCAGACTTTGAGAATATGGTCGATCTGGATGAAGCCCTTTTGGAAGAACTTGCAACGGCATTGAGAGTTACACCTGAATTTGTTAAGTCCTTTAAGGATGAAAATGTAATTTATAATATTCAAAATAACAATAATACATTTAATGACAATTCAGTCGATCAGAGTCATAGCCAACATACACAACCAACAATCCATAATGATGGGTCAGATAAGCTGGTTGCCCTGCTCGAAAAATTTATTGAGGAAGATCGCGTAAAGACGCAGTCCATTGCAGAGCTCAGCAAAGCTGTTCTTGACCTGATGAATGAAATAAAAAACCTCAAGGGTAGCAACTAG
- a CDS encoding PRTRC system protein C: MLLATVLPRIFILKDKGQDIPLTDPEPRWSVEAVMNFYANSYPILTTAKVSAPVIRDDTIQYRFESVMGTKG, translated from the coding sequence ATGTTATTAGCAACAGTATTACCGAGAATTTTCATACTCAAAGATAAAGGACAGGATATTCCATTGACTGACCCCGAACCACGTTGGAGCGTGGAAGCCGTAATGAATTTCTATGCAAATTCTTATCCGATACTGACCACTGCCAAAGTATCTGCCCCTGTTATCCGTGACGATACAATACAGTACCGATTTGAGAGTGTAATGGGAACGAAAGGTTAA